From Symphalangus syndactylus isolate Jambi chromosome X, NHGRI_mSymSyn1-v2.1_pri, whole genome shotgun sequence, the proteins below share one genomic window:
- the LOC129475274 gene encoding melanoma-associated antigen B10-like — protein sequence MPRGQKSKLRTRDKRRQARSETQDICGAQATAAGEERPSTSSSPLYGAKGQDEEKPSTSQAPPTSDLLSTTPLDQKAMLLVQFLLRKYNMKEPITNHNMLKHVIKKDKAHFHEILKQASELMVLAFGIDVKEVHPTRHYDALISKLNRTCDARLSGEEIMPKTGLLMTILCVIFMKGNCATEEDILQVLNVIGIDARKNHYFYGQPKKLIIQNFIKERYLERRQVLNSDPVRYEFLWGPRAHAETSKRVLEFLAKIHDTVPSSFPSLYEEALRDEEERVRGRFAAMLPTSVPGPVHVPGSIPAASPLEKSEALSSL from the exons ATGCCTCGGGGTCAGAAAAGTAAGCTGCGTACCCGTGACAAACGCCGCCAGGCTCGAAGTGAGACCCAGGATATCTGCGGTGCTCAGGCCACTGCAGCCGGGGAAGAAAGGccctccacttcctcctctcctctttatG GTGCCAAGGgccaagatgaggaaaaaccaagcACCTCCCAGGCACCACCCACCAGTGATCTTTTGAGCACAACCCCTCTAGACCAGAAGGCAATGTTGTTGGTGCAGTTCCTGCTGCGCAAGTACAACATGAAGGAGCCCATAACAAATCATAACATGCTAAAGCATGTCATCAAAAAGGACAAGGCGCACTTCCATGAGATCCTCAAGCAAGCCTCTGAGCTCATGGTGCTGGCCTTTGGCATTGATGTGAAGGAAGTCCATCCAACCAGGCACTACGATGCCCTTATCAGCAAATTGAATCGCACCTGTGATGCAAGGCTGAGTGGTGAGGAGATCATGCCCAAGACTGGCCTCCTGATGACTATCCTGTGTGTGATCTTTATGAAGGGCAACTGTGCCACTGAGGAAGATATCTTGCAGGTGCTTAATGTAATAGGGATAGATGCCAGAAAGAACCACTATTTCTATGGGCAGCCCAAGAAGCTCATCATCCAAAATTTCATAAAGGAAAGATACCTGGAGCGCCGGCAGGTACTCAACAGTGATCCTGTGCGGTATGAATTTCTGTGGGGTCCCAGAGCCCATGCAGAAACCAGTAAGAGAGTCCTTGAGTTTTTGGCCAAGATCCATGATACTGTCCCCAGTTCCTTTCCATCTTTGTATGAAGAAGCTTTGCGAGACGAAGAAGAGAGAGTCCGAGGCAGATTTGCAGCTATGCTTCCTACTAGTGTGCCAGGGCCAGTGCACGTTCCAGGGTCAATTCCAGCAGCTTCACCCCTAGAGAAGTCTGAAGCACTTTCCTCACTTTGA